The Scophthalmus maximus strain ysfricsl-2021 chromosome 14, ASM2237912v1, whole genome shotgun sequence region GGTGAACGGACAGGAGAGCTTCATGCTTCTTGCTGGCCCTCTGCCTAAACAGCTAGTGAGAGGCTCAGGCAGCGGGGTGAATGATGCCTTTGACTGCAGTCATCCCATACCTCCTGGCTCTAGACAATACTTTGAGTATCTGCAGAGCAGAGGGGTGACCCACTTCGAAGTGCAGCTGTCATGGGCACAACTTCTACCTACAGGACGCCCCAGCCAGCCCCAACAGGCTGTGGTGACCTGTTACCGCAGTCTGCTGAGACAACTGCTGGAGGTGGGCCTTCAGCCACTGGTTGTTCTTCATGGCTCCACTCTGCCGCAGGCTCTGGGATCACGGTATGGAGGCTGGGAGAGCCAGGAGCTGGTGGACATGTTTCAGCAGTAtgcagagtttgcctttcagGAGTTTGGAGCACTGGCACACTCATGGCTGTCACTGAGTGACTTGGGCACTGTTTGGCATGATTGGGAGCACGCGGTTGCGCCACAGCCTCTGCAAAATATCCTCCATCTCCACAGGAACATTTACCAGCTCTACCATCAACAGTTTCCTGAAAACGGTGGGTAAAACCAACAGTGAATTGAGAGATGATTACAGATATGATTGATACGAAGTTTTCGGGGTTTGTGACTATTTTTATTAGTTGAATAGAACATGAGCTATGTTTGCGTTGCCACTCAGAATCACTTGTAAAGATGACTGCTTTATGGCTAACTGATACTGACACCCTACACACCATTAGATTACATGTGTCCTCAGATTCCCTGTGTTTTTCATGCCTGTTTCAGTAATCAGTCCAGGTGagcacaagtaaaaaaaaccctctaagGTCCAATACACTGCTGTTAAGAGAGCCGTTATGCTTGTATGTTCACAGGGAGACGTCTGTCAATTGGTTTGAGGGCAAGAGATGTGGTTATTATTCCTCAGATTAAAGCTTCCACAACAGTAAGTTGCTCCTTCCGTTCTCGTATGTGAACCTTTATAACCCTTCATCCTCcattatataaaacaaataaggtCCAATTTTAAATCcagaaaaataaacctttttttggtCAAAGTGATACTATAACATGTGTGTCTTCATGTAAAGCTTCCATCTTCAAACAACTTACCATAGACCTTATGGTGCACATGGAGTACAAGTGCATGGAAATAATTGATTTTGCAATAATTTTATAGATACAGCTGTACATTTACCAGTTACAGAGACAGTGTCTTACACAttaacaaaatctttttttcatgaagggACAGGAGTATAATAACATACTGTTCTGTATCTCCTGTTTGGAGCAGATGGATTTCTTGTCAATCCACATTGAATATAACTGTGTCTCCACATCAAAGTTTGCAGAGGAGCTGAGGAGCTTACAGGTAAAGTAATCAGTGAAAGGTGTGTCTTCTACCTTTGCATTTCATATTACACTACAAACACGTGCATGTTATGCTATGTTGTAGCTGTCCAGTGGGAACTTGCCTTTACTGATCTACAAGATGACTGCTCATGATTGTTCTTACAATCAGTTCCAGCTCCTTGGTAGTTTTCTGCAAGGTAATGTAATTAGAACACACCTAATATTCATATCACATTTTATCTAATTTTCAATTTAgtatgaatatatacatatattgccTCTTTCTCAATGTCTACAATGCCtctaaaacaggaaatacacaaattaattaGGTCTGTGACAATTCCTTTGGAGTTTATAACTGTGCCTGTGGTTCTAATACCAGTCAATAACATATGCATCTGTATACATGCAATCAAAATAAATTAGCTAGTGTAGGTGCATTCTGCTTAAGGTTAAAATCTGTTGTACACTTTAAACACAATTGTGACTAAatcggcaaaaaaaagaaaaggattatgagtgacatttaaaaaataatcaacactaTTTTATCCAAGGTGTTTTTGATAACCAATAAGAAGATAACTTAGAATAATCAAGGCTGTTGTGAACTCCAATATCATAAACCTTTACAGTACAATAATCATAAAACTTTACTTCCTTGGCAGTGTTATCATATGGCAGtgatttttgtaaattgttcTTACTATGGGCCAGAAAAGGTTTTCCAAGGAAAATCATGTACATGACGGAGAATAGCCttagaattttattttctaagTTCATGCATCAAACTACACAGTTACACACTCTGTCCAACAGACAGTCAATGCATATCATTTAAAGTAAAGAATTGTCATTACAACAATTTTATGTCTGTACTTAAATTACCAAGGCTGAGAGGTTTGTCAAATAACCTTCGGCAACTCTTTTGTGAACACTGCACAGTCCTGAACAACAATAACCTGAACATTGTGGGATGTGACATGATGGACATTCTGGGTAAGCTGGAGATGCAGGATGCTCAAGCCAGGTAAGAGTTTGCCTCATTAAAATTCAAATATCTATATCTACTGTCAAAGTTTCTTCATGTTGTTTTATGACTATCTTTTATCCAAAACTGACAGCATTCCAGGTTACTCCGGGACGACAGGGACCAGAAACAGTTATGAGAGTGTGTGGGATATGTTTAAGGCCCAGACTACGTCAGAGCGAGATCTTCTGCTCAAAGATGCCTTCCCTGCAGATTTCCAATGGGCCACTTCAAGTGAGTCCTTCAAGGTTGAAGGAGGCTGGTCAGAAGGTGGGAAGGGGGAGACCATTTGGGACCGCTTTGGTCACAAAGGCCTGGCCTTTGCAAATCAGACAGCTGATCTAGCTTGTGACAGTTTCCACAAGGTGGATTATGATGTCTACCTCCTGCGAGGTCTTCATGTCAACACCTACCAATTTTCCATCTCCTGGGCCCGTATTTTCCCCTCAGGCCATCgaggcagccaatcagagaatGGGATCCTCTACTATGACAAGCTGATCAATGCGCTCATTGAATCTGGCATACAACCTGTTGTCACTCTCTACCACTGGGATCTGCCTCAGGCACTCCAGGATCATGGTGGATGGACTAACACTTCCATTGTTGAAGCCTTCAAGGATTATGCAGACTTCTGCTTCTCCAGGTTTGGAGACAGGGTCAAGACCTGGAACACATTCAGTAGCCCCTGGGTGGTGAGCCATGTTGGGTATGGCAGTGGTGAGCATCCCCCTGGAATAATGGACCTTGTGGTTGCCTCGTATCAGGTGAATGTAAAGTCActtctatatttaaaaaaaaattcctatAAATATACCTTACAGTATTTTCGTCTTTGCAGGCCACTCACAATATACTCAAGTCCCATGCTGAGGCCTGGCATGTCTACAATGACAAGTACCGGAGGAAACTAGGAGGGAAGGTGGGCATTGCATTGAATTCTGACTGGGCAGAGCCCATGGACCCCTCCAGTCCTGAAGACATAGCAGCTGCAGATCACTACCTGCAATTTATGCTCGGCTGGTTTGCACATCCCATATTTGTAGATGGAGACTATCCTGCAACACTCAAGACTCAAattgaagagaaaagaagagagtgTCCCGACTCAGAGCCTGCAAGGCTTCCAGTTTTCACTCctcaagagagaaagaggattcATGGAACAGCAGACTTTTTAGGGTTAAACCACTATACCTCCCGGTTGGTCAACAGTAGTAATGGTGGCTGCACCCCTGGTCCTCAGGGGGTTGGTGACTTCCAGACACATGTGGATCCATCATGGTCCTCTACAGCTTCTGACTGGATATATTCAACACCATGGGGTCTCCGAAGGCTTCTAAACTACATTTCCACAGAATACTTGAATGTTACCAAAGTGCCTATCTATATAACTGGGAATGGGATGCCTACTGAGTACAGTGGGGACACTCTCAATGACACCGACAGAATAGAGTACATGAGGAGTTACATCAATGAAGCCCTGAAAGGTAATGCTGTTGGGAGATTAAAACATCTAAATTGTCTGTCAATATTTTAGATACACCTTTAGGACAAATCAATGGAATAacaattgtgtttgtgtcctatACCCTAGAATACCTGATATTGTTACATATTGTTTGTTAATGATTGAGTTTCTAGTTGTCATAGAAGGTTGTTTAGAATAAGGTTTTGTGGCTCAGTGTCTTTATTCTCTCAACAGCTATACATTTGGATGGAGTAGATGTGCAACGGTTTACTGTCCAGTCACTCATGGATGGTTTTGAGGGTCCACAAGGCTACAGTGAAcggtttggtctccaccacatCAACTTTGATCTACCTGACAGACCCAGGACTCCAAAGCAGTCTGCCTACTTTTACTCTGAAGTTATTGAGAAAAATGGTTTTGCTTCCAAAAAACACTTCTTTCATGCAACAGAACTGAAAAACATGAAGTCAAATAGAGTGTCCTCAATGTCACCTTCCACTGTCCCATCACAAGCTAAGGATGTCTGGAGGAAATTCTCAAACCAAACTAATTTTCAGAGAAAACTCTACCACTATGGTACCTTCGCTCAAGGCTTCAGTTGGGGAGTGTCATCGTCGGCGTACCAGATTGAAGGTGGCTGGAATGCAGATGGGAAGGGGCCCAGCATCTGGGATACATTCACCCATATAACCGGCAATATTCCTGGTAATCCTAATGGAGATGTGGCCTGTGACAGTTACCACAGACTTGATGAAGACCTCTACATGCTGCGAGCTCTGAGGGTGAAGTCGTACAGATTCTCTCTGTCCTGGCCCAGGATCTTTCCTGATGGTCAGCGTACCTCCCTGAACCAGAAAGGTGTTGACTACTATAACAGACTCATTGATGGTCTTTTAGCATATAACATTACCCCCATGGTGACACTCTATCACTGGGACCTCCCGCAAGCTTTGCAGAACATTAGTGGATGGGACAACGTAGacatgattgacatttttaacGACTTTTGTGACTTCTGCTTTGCCACGTTTGGAAATAGAGTGCAATTTTGGATGACCTTCAACCAGCCTCACACAATTGCATGGTCAGGATATGGACTTGGACAGATTCCGCCAAATGTTAAAAATCCAGGAATTGCACCATACAGAGTTGCACACAACCTGATAAAAGCTCATGCCAAGGCCTACCACACATATGATGATAAGTATCGAAAATCACAAGGTGGTCAAGTATCCATTGCCCTCAATGCAGATTGGATTGAACCTAAAGATGTTACGGTTCCCAGAGAAGTGGTGGCTGCAGACCGCGCTCTGCAGTTCCAACTGGGCTGGTTTGCACACCCTATTTTCAAGAATGGTGACTATCCTGATGCAATGAAGTGGCATGTTGGAAACAAAAGTGAACTCCAAGGTCTTTCAGAGTCAAGACTTCCTACcttcactgaagaagaaaagagcttCATCAGGGGAACTGCTGACATGTTCTGTGTAAATCACTACACTACAAGGATTGCAAACCACGCTACCTTGAGACTTAAACCTCAATCTTATGAATACGACAGGGATTTGTCAGAAGCAGAGGAAGGTGATTCACCAACTACAGCCATTAATGGGCAGAGAGCTGTGGCATGGGGCTTGAGAAGACTCCTCAACTGGATCAGAGAGGAGTATGGTGATCCAGAGATTTACATCTCTGAGAATGGAGTAGCTACAAAATCAAAGATGACTGCAGATGACTTTGCCAgagtattttatttgaaaacctATATTGATGAGGCTCTCAAAGGTACACTGACATGAATAGAGTTCTTAAGATAAATGCTATTTATTGTCACGACTGATGACTGCGAAAGTTTTAGACAATTTAtttgtgctcgtgtgtgtgttttgataacAGCCTATGACATTGATGGTGTGAAGGTGAAGGGATTTATAGCAACATCTCTCATGGATTCTTTTGAGTGGCTTAATGGCTACAAAATTGGATTTGGGTTACACCATGTGGACTTCACCAATGCAAACCGACCAAGGACACCCAAGTACTCAGCTCATTACTACTACCAAGTCATAAAGGACAATGGTTTCCCCATACCAGATGATGAGAAGATGCTTTATGGACATTTCCGCAAGGATTTCATTTGGAGTACTGCAACAGCATCATACCAGGTAACTGTTTGGATTAAGCCCTGTCCTTAATGCTTGATCACGGAGGTGCACACATATTCCTCATTCTATTTTTGTCTACTTAAATCtctgttttacatttactgttTCCAGATTGAAGGAGGATGGAGAGCAGATGGAAAAGGTCTCAGCATTTGGGACAAATTTGCTCACACTCCCCTCCGCGTGTTCAATGATGACAATGGGGACATAGCATGCGACAGTTACAATAAAGTAGAAGAGGATGTTGCTATATTGAAGCAACTTAAAGTGACCCATTATCGTTTCTCCATATCCTGGTCCAGGGTGCTTCCTAATGGCACCACCAATCACATAAATGAGGCTGGACTCAACTACTACCACAGACTGGTGGATGCACTGCTTGCTGCAAACATCCAACCTCATGTATGTGTAATTCTTGCCAGCATTTTAAAAGAATGTTTTCAATGTAATAGTTGGTACATGGTAAATCATAActatttttcctgctgtcagATCACCCTCTACCACTGGGACCTACCACAAGCTCTGCAGGATATTGGGGGCTGGgagaatgaaaatataattttcaaatTCAGAGACTATGCTGACTTTATCTTTAGTCGTCTTGGTCACAAAGTGAAATTTTGGATCACTATTAATGAGCCGTACAATATAGCCAATATCGGCCATGGCTATGGAGCAGCTGCCCCAGGTACTGTATGTCGCTATGTAATTATCTCAATCTTACGCACATCTCACACCGATGTACGCTTGTTTGTTTGGTTAGGGAaaattgattacattttatCAGAATAGTATGGTGCACTGGTATGGCAAGTTATATTCCTATTTCACTGTTTGTGGCACAAGTGGTAAGCTCatgaagacatttaaaaatgtggccaAGTAAGAGATTAGAATCTGTGCATTTTGAAACTTCATCTGTTCTCAGTTTCATCCTTTTAGACCCTTTGAACCCAAAACAAGTATACAGCACAGCTAAAACCACAAAAAGTATGTAGATaaacaaatctgaaaatgtgGCTGTTACTCTGTGTCTCCAGGGATCAGTTTGCGACCAGGCACTCTGCCCTATATTGTGGGTCATAACCTAATTAAAGCTCATGCTGAGGCTTGGCACCTCTACAATGACAATTACCGGGCCAAACAGAAAGGAATTATCTCCATCACCATCAACTCTGACTGGTCAGAGCCCAGAAATCCCTACAAGCAGGAGGACTATGATGCTGCAAAACGTGTGGTGCAGGTACATTTCTGAAAAGGGAACTCCTACGAATTTGTTACACTCTTTATCATTTGCTGGGTGTATGCATAGtcttttcatatttaacaaGGAACGTGCATGGCAATAATTGCAGTCTCTAAtagttgttttgtctctctttgtgcaGTTCTATATTGGCTGGTTTGCCCATCCTATATTTAACGGAGACTACAGTGACACGATGAAGACAATTATTCGAGAGCGAAGTTTAGCTGGTGGCCTGCTAAAATCTCGGTATTATAAACACGATTATTAAATTCTAAAAGAGAAATAATGGAAAATTGTCATCTGTAGCATTGTgagataaaatacaaaattaggAAGAACCTATAATTACctactttttttgcattttacagtttatttttctgcattatAATTGCCCTATTTCACTTAATTTGTGCTAGGCTGCCTGAGTTCTCTCCTGAGGAGATTAAGAGAGTTAAGGGTACCTATGATTATTTTGGGTTCAACCATTACACCACTGTCCTGGCATTCCCTGTGGATTACGGGAACCTTCAACACTATGATGCTGATAGGTAAGCAAGTACAACATTACCCACAGAACAGTAACCTCTTTACCttcattttttgaatatttcatgagcACAGCTCATAAAATAGGCAATTTTATTTAGCCAATTAGAAAAATTCATACCATTGAACTGATTTGATCTTCGCAGGGGTGCAGGGACAATTGCTGATCGTACCTGGCTGGATTCAGGCTCATCCTGGCTAAAGGTCTCACCATTTGGATTCCGGaggattttaaattttataaaGGAGGAGTATGGAAATCCACCCATCATCGTCACCGAGAATGGCATGTCAGAGCGGGGGCCTGTAGACCTAAATGATATTCACAGGAGCTACTACTACGAAAAATACATCAACCAGCTGCTGAAAGGTATGAGATACTTTGAGGATCAGGTCAAACAAAAGGGAGACATTTACCAACAGTTTGACAGGAAAGATCGTGTGCTTCTGCAGTCAAAACTACGTTCATTTTCACCTTCACTTTCAGCTTACTTGCTAGATGGTGTGGACATCCGTGGTTACACAGCTTGGTCGCTGATGGACAACCTAGAATGGGCCACTGGCTTTTCAGAGAGATTTGGCCTTTTCTACGTCAATCGGTCAGACCGTTCGCTTCCTCGAGTGGCCAAGTCCTCTGTTGCTGTCTATTCCACCATCATCAACTGCAATGGATTCCCTGACCCCGCCTCAGGGCCCCATGAGTGCTTGATCCCCGGGCCTGAAGGTAACTGATGCAGAGTCGCCGAGATAACTGTTTTGGTTGATTCATGTGACGAGCTGAAACAGAACAGTAGGAGCTCTCTGAGATCGTCACTTAAATGAATTGATTACAGTTGATTGCAAACAATATACACGCTGTCCAAGGGTGCAAAATAAATCCATCCGTTTGCAGCTTCAGAGCTCACCTATTAAAGCAATGACTCACTTTCATTcgtgcaaaaaaacaagttgcTGTTTTACAGAGTTGTGAGCTCGATTTGCTGTCAGAATATTGAGTGAGAGATATAATGTGAATTAGCAAGAGACGCTGGTAGGTGGGTTTTTGTTGTCCAGCCGCTTCTTTATGCTTTCAGTCTAGATGCTAAGTTAATGTGTGGCTCATGTTTAACTGAGCCACATAAGAATGGTAATGAGAAAGCTCCGTCTCCCTTAGATTTGAGCCTCGACTGTGGAACAACTAGTAaagacccacctgaggatctaAGGCTGTGAGCCGGCTTGTAGGGgatcagcatttcattcatgtagcTTGGAGCAAGACCAAGCTGTGCCTTAAAAGTAATTAGtaaaaagtaattatttttaatcaaaatcaattctaaa contains the following coding sequences:
- the LOC118283141 gene encoding lactase-phlorizin hydrolase isoform X1, with product MKNLLWLVCLYVLCLRECWSSEVNGQESFMLLAGPLPKQLVRGSGSGVNDAFDCSHPIPPGSRQYFEYLQSRGVTHFEVQLSWAQLLPTGRPSQPQQAVVTCYRSLLRQLLEVGLQPLVVLHGSTLPQALGSRYGGWESQELVDMFQQYAEFAFQEFGALAHSWLSLSDLGTVWHDWEHAVAPQPLQNILHLHRNIYQLYHQQFPENGRRLSIGLRARDVVIIPQIKASTTQMDFLSIHIEYNCVSTSKFAEELRSLQLSSGNLPLLIYKMTAHDCSYNQFQLLGSFLQVLNNNNLNIVGCDMMDILGKLEMQDAQASIPGYSGTTGTRNSYESVWDMFKAQTTSERDLLLKDAFPADFQWATSSESFKVEGGWSEGGKGETIWDRFGHKGLAFANQTADLACDSFHKVDYDVYLLRGLHVNTYQFSISWARIFPSGHRGSQSENGILYYDKLINALIESGIQPVVTLYHWDLPQALQDHGGWTNTSIVEAFKDYADFCFSRFGDRVKTWNTFSSPWVVSHVGYGSGEHPPGIMDLVVASYQATHNILKSHAEAWHVYNDKYRRKLGGKVGIALNSDWAEPMDPSSPEDIAAADHYLQFMLGWFAHPIFVDGDYPATLKTQIEEKRRECPDSEPARLPVFTPQERKRIHGTADFLGLNHYTSRLVNSSNGGCTPGPQGVGDFQTHVDPSWSSTASDWIYSTPWGLRRLLNYISTEYLNVTKVPIYITGNGMPTEYSGDTLNDTDRIEYMRSYINEALKAIHLDGVDVQRFTVQSLMDGFEGPQGYSERFGLHHINFDLPDRPRTPKQSAYFYSEVIEKNGFASKKHFFHATELKNMKSNRVSSMSPSTVPSQAKDVWRKFSNQTNFQRKLYHYGTFAQGFSWGVSSSAYQIEGGWNADGKGPSIWDTFTHITGNIPGNPNGDVACDSYHRLDEDLYMLRALRVKSYRFSLSWPRIFPDGQRTSLNQKGVDYYNRLIDGLLAYNITPMVTLYHWDLPQALQNISGWDNVDMIDIFNDFCDFCFATFGNRVQFWMTFNQPHTIAWSGYGLGQIPPNVKNPGIAPYRVAHNLIKAHAKAYHTYDDKYRKSQGGQVSIALNADWIEPKDVTVPREVVAADRALQFQLGWFAHPIFKNGDYPDAMKWHVGNKSELQGLSESRLPTFTEEEKSFIRGTADMFCVNHYTTRIANHATLRLKPQSYEYDRDLSEAEEGDSPTTAINGQRAVAWGLRRLLNWIREEYGDPEIYISENGVATKSKMTADDFARVFYLKTYIDEALKAYDIDGVKVKGFIATSLMDSFEWLNGYKIGFGLHHVDFTNANRPRTPKYSAHYYYQVIKDNGFPIPDDEKMLYGHFRKDFIWSTATASYQIEGGWRADGKGLSIWDKFAHTPLRVFNDDNGDIACDSYNKVEEDVAILKQLKVTHYRFSISWSRVLPNGTTNHINEAGLNYYHRLVDALLAANIQPHITLYHWDLPQALQDIGGWENENIIFKFRDYADFIFSRLGHKVKFWITINEPYNIANIGHGYGAAAPGISLRPGTLPYIVGHNLIKAHAEAWHLYNDNYRAKQKGIISITINSDWSEPRNPYKQEDYDAAKRVVQFYIGWFAHPIFNGDYSDTMKTIIRERSLAGGLLKSRLPEFSPEEIKRVKGTYDYFGFNHYTTVLAFPVDYGNLQHYDADRGAGTIADRTWLDSGSSWLKVSPFGFRRILNFIKEEYGNPPIIVTENGMSERGPVDLNDIHRSYYYEKYINQLLKAYLLDGVDIRGYTAWSLMDNLEWATGFSERFGLFYVNRSDRSLPRVAKSSVAVYSTIINCNGFPDPASGPHECLIPGPEGTSSPITDDTVKFLGINLSTSDAEAGLYTTFALLIVAVFGAICSGFCFLWIRKQSKTKRYVETLKMERRF
- the LOC118283141 gene encoding lactase-phlorizin hydrolase isoform X2 encodes the protein MKNLLWLVCLYVLCLRECWSSEVNGQESFMLLAGPLPKQLVRGSGSGVNDAFDCSHPIPPGSRQYFEYLQSRGVTHFEVQLSWAQLLPTGRPSQPQQAVVTCYRSLLRQLLEVGLQPLVVLHGSTLPQALGSRYGGWESQELVDMFQQYAEFAFQEFGALAHSWLSLSDLGTVWHDWEHAVAPQPLQNILHLHRNIYQLYHQQFPENGRRLSIGLRARDVVIIPQIKASTTMDFLSIHIEYNCVSTSKFAEELRSLQLSSGNLPLLIYKMTAHDCSYNQFQLLGSFLQVLNNNNLNIVGCDMMDILGKLEMQDAQASIPGYSGTTGTRNSYESVWDMFKAQTTSERDLLLKDAFPADFQWATSSESFKVEGGWSEGGKGETIWDRFGHKGLAFANQTADLACDSFHKVDYDVYLLRGLHVNTYQFSISWARIFPSGHRGSQSENGILYYDKLINALIESGIQPVVTLYHWDLPQALQDHGGWTNTSIVEAFKDYADFCFSRFGDRVKTWNTFSSPWVVSHVGYGSGEHPPGIMDLVVASYQATHNILKSHAEAWHVYNDKYRRKLGGKVGIALNSDWAEPMDPSSPEDIAAADHYLQFMLGWFAHPIFVDGDYPATLKTQIEEKRRECPDSEPARLPVFTPQERKRIHGTADFLGLNHYTSRLVNSSNGGCTPGPQGVGDFQTHVDPSWSSTASDWIYSTPWGLRRLLNYISTEYLNVTKVPIYITGNGMPTEYSGDTLNDTDRIEYMRSYINEALKAIHLDGVDVQRFTVQSLMDGFEGPQGYSERFGLHHINFDLPDRPRTPKQSAYFYSEVIEKNGFASKKHFFHATELKNMKSNRVSSMSPSTVPSQAKDVWRKFSNQTNFQRKLYHYGTFAQGFSWGVSSSAYQIEGGWNADGKGPSIWDTFTHITGNIPGNPNGDVACDSYHRLDEDLYMLRALRVKSYRFSLSWPRIFPDGQRTSLNQKGVDYYNRLIDGLLAYNITPMVTLYHWDLPQALQNISGWDNVDMIDIFNDFCDFCFATFGNRVQFWMTFNQPHTIAWSGYGLGQIPPNVKNPGIAPYRVAHNLIKAHAKAYHTYDDKYRKSQGGQVSIALNADWIEPKDVTVPREVVAADRALQFQLGWFAHPIFKNGDYPDAMKWHVGNKSELQGLSESRLPTFTEEEKSFIRGTADMFCVNHYTTRIANHATLRLKPQSYEYDRDLSEAEEGDSPTTAINGQRAVAWGLRRLLNWIREEYGDPEIYISENGVATKSKMTADDFARVFYLKTYIDEALKAYDIDGVKVKGFIATSLMDSFEWLNGYKIGFGLHHVDFTNANRPRTPKYSAHYYYQVIKDNGFPIPDDEKMLYGHFRKDFIWSTATASYQIEGGWRADGKGLSIWDKFAHTPLRVFNDDNGDIACDSYNKVEEDVAILKQLKVTHYRFSISWSRVLPNGTTNHINEAGLNYYHRLVDALLAANIQPHITLYHWDLPQALQDIGGWENENIIFKFRDYADFIFSRLGHKVKFWITINEPYNIANIGHGYGAAAPGISLRPGTLPYIVGHNLIKAHAEAWHLYNDNYRAKQKGIISITINSDWSEPRNPYKQEDYDAAKRVVQFYIGWFAHPIFNGDYSDTMKTIIRERSLAGGLLKSRLPEFSPEEIKRVKGTYDYFGFNHYTTVLAFPVDYGNLQHYDADRGAGTIADRTWLDSGSSWLKVSPFGFRRILNFIKEEYGNPPIIVTENGMSERGPVDLNDIHRSYYYEKYINQLLKAYLLDGVDIRGYTAWSLMDNLEWATGFSERFGLFYVNRSDRSLPRVAKSSVAVYSTIINCNGFPDPASGPHECLIPGPEGTSSPITDDTVKFLGINLSTSDAEAGLYTTFALLIVAVFGAICSGFCFLWIRKQSKTKRYVETLKMERRF